In the genome of Streptomyces racemochromogenes, one region contains:
- a CDS encoding DUF7455 domain-containing protein, with translation MTTVLTPATPLTAADRCDRCGAQAYLRVVLLSGGELLFCAHHGRKFEPELKKIAAEIQDETERLTSAPAAAAADEDR, from the coding sequence GTGACTACTGTTCTGACACCCGCGACCCCGCTGACGGCCGCTGACCGATGCGACCGTTGCGGCGCCCAGGCATATCTGCGCGTCGTCCTCCTGAGCGGTGGTGAACTGCTCTTCTGCGCCCACCACGGGCGTAAGTTCGAGCCGGAACTCAAGAAGATCGCCGCGGAAATACAGGATGAGACCGAGCGGCTTACGTCCGCTCCGGCCGCCGCTGCGGCCGACGAGGACCGCTGA
- a CDS encoding serine protease: MRRPFARALAGALTLVAGAAAAPLAQAPRAAADSVVIGGSPVRVADSPWVVALASRDRFGGIRDGQFCGGVIVAPTTVVTAAHCLGRQVLGGPVESVADFRVITGRTELRAPEGREIAVVGARVNPAYDPGTNAGDLAVLELAEAVPADHVLPMAGAGHPAYGEGTEAAVYGWGDTSGFGDYAYGLRAARVTVLADEVCRRAYPGDSDGQYREDSMVCAGDRAGGKDACQGDSGGPLVAQGRLIGLVSWGRGCGRADSPGVYTRIAPLVGFVSGPERHARPSGV; the protein is encoded by the coding sequence ATGCGTCGTCCCTTCGCCCGTGCCCTGGCGGGCGCTCTGACCCTGGTGGCGGGAGCGGCGGCGGCGCCGCTGGCCCAGGCCCCCAGGGCGGCCGCGGACAGCGTGGTCATAGGCGGGAGCCCGGTACGGGTCGCCGACAGTCCCTGGGTGGTGGCCCTCGCCAGCCGTGACCGGTTCGGAGGTATCCGTGACGGGCAGTTCTGCGGCGGTGTGATCGTCGCGCCGACGACCGTGGTGACGGCCGCCCACTGCCTGGGCCGCCAGGTGCTCGGGGGGCCGGTCGAATCCGTCGCCGACTTCCGCGTGATCACCGGGCGTACGGAGCTCCGCGCGCCCGAGGGCCGCGAGATCGCGGTGGTCGGGGCCCGGGTCAACCCGGCCTACGACCCCGGGACGAACGCCGGGGACCTCGCCGTGCTGGAGCTGGCCGAAGCGGTGCCCGCGGACCACGTGCTCCCCATGGCCGGGGCCGGCCACCCCGCCTACGGCGAGGGCACCGAGGCGGCCGTGTACGGGTGGGGCGACACCAGCGGCTTCGGCGACTACGCGTACGGGCTGCGGGCGGCGCGGGTCACCGTACTCGCCGACGAGGTCTGCCGGCGGGCGTACCCGGGGGACTCGGACGGGCAGTACCGGGAGGACTCCATGGTGTGCGCGGGAGACCGCGCCGGTGGCAAGGACGCCTGCCAGGGGGACAGCGGCGGCCCGCTGGTGGCCCAGGGGCGGCTCATCGGGCTGGTGTCCTGGGGGCGCGGCTGCGGGCGCGCCGACAGCCCGGGGGTGTACACCCGGATCGCACCGCTCGTCGGCTTCGTGAGCGGCCCGGAGAGGCACGCGCGGCCGAGCGGGGTCTAG
- a CDS encoding RNA polymerase sigma factor, which yields MSASTSRTLPPEIADSESVMALIERGKAEGQIAGDDVRRAFEADQIPATQWKNVLRSLNQILEEEGVTLMVSAAESPKRTPRKSVAAKTPAKRTATKTVAAKTAAAPAVADTVAEAEAGAADPDTADALAGEPAAEPAAKKTAAKKTAAKKAAPAKKTAAKKTAAKKTAAKKDAAEGDEEGLDEGPDAVKAEAEEEDEGGENKGFVISDDEDDAPAQQVVVAGATADPVKDYLKQIGKVPLLNAEQEVELAKRIEAGLFAEDKLANSDKLAPKLKRELEIIAEDGRRAKNHLLEANLRLVVSLAKRYTGRGMLFLDLIQEGNLGLIRAVEKFDYTKGYKFSTYATWWIRQAITRAMADQARTIRIPVHMVEVINKLARVQRQMLQDLGREPTPEELAKELDMTPEKVIEVQKYGREPISLHTPLGEDGDSEFGDLIEDSEAVVPADAVSFTLLQEQLHSVLDTLSEREAGVVSMRFGLTDGQPKTLDEIGKVYGVTRERIRQIESKTMSKLRHPSRSQVLRDYLD from the coding sequence GTGTCGGCCAGCACATCCCGTACGCTCCCGCCGGAGATCGCCGATTCCGAGTCTGTGATGGCGCTCATCGAGCGGGGCAAGGCCGAGGGGCAGATCGCCGGCGATGACGTGCGTCGGGCCTTCGAGGCTGACCAGATTCCTGCGACCCAGTGGAAGAATGTCCTGCGCAGCCTCAACCAGATCCTCGAGGAAGAGGGTGTGACGCTGATGGTCAGTGCCGCGGAGTCGCCCAAGCGCACCCCACGCAAGAGCGTCGCAGCGAAGACTCCCGCGAAGCGGACGGCGACGAAGACCGTCGCGGCCAAGACGGCGGCCGCCCCGGCAGTGGCCGACACCGTGGCGGAGGCGGAGGCGGGGGCCGCGGACCCCGACACCGCCGACGCGCTCGCCGGGGAGCCCGCAGCCGAGCCCGCCGCGAAGAAGACGGCGGCGAAGAAGACGGCGGCCAAGAAGGCCGCACCCGCCAAGAAGACCGCCGCGAAGAAGACGGCGGCGAAGAAGACCGCCGCCAAGAAGGACGCCGCCGAGGGCGACGAAGAGGGCCTCGACGAGGGCCCCGACGCCGTGAAGGCGGAGGCCGAGGAGGAGGACGAGGGCGGCGAGAACAAGGGCTTCGTCATCTCCGACGACGAGGACGACGCCCCCGCCCAGCAGGTCGTCGTGGCCGGCGCCACCGCCGACCCCGTCAAGGACTACCTCAAGCAGATCGGCAAGGTCCCCCTCCTCAACGCCGAGCAGGAGGTCGAGCTCGCCAAGCGCATCGAGGCGGGCCTGTTCGCCGAGGACAAGCTGGCGAACTCCGACAAGCTGGCCCCCAAGCTCAAGCGCGAGCTGGAGATCATCGCCGAGGACGGCCGACGCGCCAAGAACCACCTCCTGGAGGCCAACCTCCGCCTCGTGGTCTCGCTGGCCAAGCGCTACACCGGCCGCGGCATGCTCTTCCTGGACCTGATCCAGGAGGGGAACCTGGGCCTGATCCGTGCGGTCGAGAAGTTCGACTACACCAAGGGCTACAAGTTCTCCACCTACGCGACCTGGTGGATCCGCCAGGCGATCACCCGCGCCATGGCGGACCAGGCCCGCACCATCCGCATCCCGGTGCACATGGTCGAAGTGATCAACAAGCTCGCCCGGGTGCAGCGCCAGATGCTCCAGGACCTGGGCCGCGAGCCCACCCCGGAGGAGCTGGCCAAGGAACTCGACATGACCCCCGAGAAGGTCATCGAGGTCCAGAAGTACGGCCGCGAGCCGATCTCCCTGCACACCCCGCTCGGCGAGGACGGCGACAGCGAGTTCGGCGACCTCATCGAGGACTCCGAGGCGGTCGTCCCGGCCGACGCCGTGAGCTTCACGCTCCTGCAGGAGCAGCTCCACTCCGTCCTCGACACCCTGAGCGAGCGCGAGGCGGGCGTGGTCTCGATGCGCTTCGGACTCACCGACGGGCAGCCCAAGACCCTGGACGAGATCGGCAAGGTCTACGGGGTGACCCGTGAGCGCATCCGCCAGATCGAGTCCAAGACCATGTCGAAGCTGCGCCACCCGTCGCGCTCGCAGGTCCTGCGCGACTACCTGGACTGA
- a CDS encoding FadR/GntR family transcriptional regulator, translated as MLFTKDLKGHGGTADKGFVSTLAHTMMTAARHADTGLAGPGELDRYPYAEATGSDRVGPPHWDGADVELSRVGRRAAGSRGRGLHGQLVQQLGQMIVSGDLGADRPLVPEEIGQRFEVSRTVVRESLRVLEAKGLVSARPNVGTRVRPVADWNLLDPDIIEWRAFGPQRDDQRRELNELRWTIEPLAARLAAGHGRPDVQQRLSDMVEIMGHAIGQGDAITFARADNEFHALLIQVAGNRMLEHLSGIVSAALQVSGSPITSCDRPSETCVAHHARMAEALASGDGAGAESAMRQLLTVHPEVERVVPAPREH; from the coding sequence GTGCTTTTCACCAAAGACCTCAAGGGTCATGGAGGCACGGCCGACAAAGGATTCGTGAGTACCCTTGCGCACACCATGATGACCGCCGCCCGCCATGCCGACACCGGCCTCGCCGGCCCGGGCGAACTCGACCGCTACCCCTACGCGGAGGCCACCGGCTCCGACCGGGTCGGACCACCCCACTGGGACGGCGCCGACGTCGAGTTGAGCCGCGTCGGACGCCGGGCGGCCGGCAGCCGCGGCCGCGGACTGCACGGCCAACTCGTCCAGCAGCTCGGCCAGATGATCGTCTCCGGCGACCTCGGCGCGGACCGGCCGCTGGTCCCCGAGGAGATCGGCCAGCGCTTCGAGGTCTCCCGCACCGTCGTCCGCGAGTCGCTGCGGGTCCTGGAGGCCAAGGGCCTCGTCAGCGCCCGCCCCAACGTGGGCACCCGGGTCCGCCCGGTCGCCGACTGGAACCTCCTCGACCCCGACATCATCGAGTGGCGCGCCTTCGGCCCCCAGCGCGACGACCAGCGCCGCGAGCTCAACGAGCTCCGCTGGACCATCGAGCCGCTGGCCGCCCGCCTCGCCGCCGGACACGGCCGCCCGGACGTCCAGCAGCGCCTCTCCGACATGGTCGAGATCATGGGCCACGCCATCGGCCAGGGTGACGCGATCACCTTCGCCCGCGCCGACAACGAATTCCACGCGCTCCTGATCCAGGTCGCGGGAAACCGCATGCTGGAGCACCTCTCGGGCATCGTGTCCGCCGCCCTCCAGGTCTCGGGGAGCCCCATCACCTCCTGCGACCGCCCCAGCGAGACCTGCGTGGCACACCACGCGCGGATGGCGGAGGCCCTGGCCTCCGGCGACGGGGCGGGTGCCGAGAGCGCCATGCGCCAGCTCCTGACGGTGCATCCGGAGGTCGAGCGCGTGGTCCCCGCCCCGCGCGAGCACTGA
- a CDS encoding ABC transporter ATP-binding protein, with the protein MLQAIGLTSTPRRNLPPLVDDLTFEARPGCVTALLGEPGSGKTTALRLMLELEPGRGVTYFRGRPLHRIPHPGREVGVLLGDVPGHPSRTVRNQLRMLCAAVGVPASRADAVMEVVGIGGLRDQRLGSLSAGMDRRVGLAAAMLADPCTLLLDEPTAGLAPRERAWLHGLLRGHASLGGVVLFTTDDAKEAARNADRVVSIAAGRLVADQDAADFARTRLRPRVAVRTPHAARLADVLGREARAAHRVVEIVEESGSRLSVYGSNCAEVGEAAFRHGVLVHQLADETGDTGAPVPPVPQARTRTGSGVRVEARAEARVEAAAQVRTGPGAIMAGGDGGVHAEPRTGTGPADGAFPGPATTAPAAGGRGEPAGEAPAAPAPASAPAPSSPVPAPAAEAAGSTRSLARRARHARPGRTAPAVRRVGGPLRPLRYELRRVFGTATPFLTAALVVAVSAATALVLARAGHTPRNRILAAWPEPFPLPPAALGAGLLGALAFGEEYRYPALAADRGTVPRRLGLLTAKLGVCAALALVLGALAVAADAAALRLVFGTAPLRAPAEWIAPAASWAGLLVGCAWAGVLASGVFRSSLAGLGAVLAVPVAVVPLVRKALEGQSAYPASGVASRLRALASAPWPPEGDRYVMGALRVMAQPVGTALVLSLMVLLCAYGFTGLRARVRW; encoded by the coding sequence ATGCTCCAGGCCATCGGACTCACCAGCACACCCCGTCGAAATCTCCCGCCCCTCGTGGACGACCTCACCTTCGAGGCCCGCCCCGGGTGCGTGACCGCCCTGCTCGGAGAGCCGGGTTCGGGCAAGACCACCGCACTGCGGCTCATGCTCGAACTCGAACCGGGCCGCGGCGTCACCTACTTCCGCGGCCGCCCGCTGCACCGCATCCCGCATCCCGGCCGCGAGGTCGGGGTCCTCCTCGGCGACGTCCCCGGGCACCCGTCGCGGACGGTCCGCAACCAGCTCCGGATGCTCTGCGCCGCCGTCGGCGTCCCCGCCTCCCGGGCCGACGCCGTGATGGAGGTCGTCGGCATCGGCGGCCTGCGCGACCAGCGGCTCGGCTCGCTCTCCGCCGGGATGGACCGCCGGGTCGGGCTCGCGGCGGCCATGCTCGCGGACCCCTGCACCCTGCTCCTCGACGAGCCCACGGCCGGCCTGGCCCCCCGGGAACGGGCCTGGCTGCACGGACTGCTGCGCGGCCACGCCTCCCTGGGCGGCGTCGTGCTCTTCACCACCGACGACGCGAAGGAAGCCGCCCGGAACGCCGACCGGGTCGTCTCCATCGCCGCGGGCCGGCTCGTCGCCGACCAGGACGCCGCCGACTTCGCGCGCACCCGGCTGCGGCCCAGGGTCGCCGTGCGCACCCCGCACGCCGCCCGGCTGGCCGACGTACTGGGCCGCGAGGCCCGGGCCGCCCACCGGGTGGTGGAGATCGTCGAGGAGAGCGGAAGCCGGCTCTCGGTGTACGGGAGCAACTGCGCGGAGGTCGGCGAGGCCGCGTTCCGCCACGGCGTACTGGTCCACCAGCTCGCGGACGAGACGGGTGACACCGGAGCCCCCGTCCCGCCCGTGCCGCAGGCCCGCACCAGGACCGGCTCGGGGGTCCGGGTGGAGGCCCGCGCCGAGGCCCGGGTGGAAGCCGCCGCGCAGGTCCGCACCGGCCCCGGCGCCATCATGGCCGGCGGTGACGGCGGCGTCCACGCGGAACCCCGGACCGGCACCGGTCCCGCCGACGGGGCCTTCCCCGGCCCCGCCACCACAGCCCCCGCCGCCGGGGGTCGCGGCGAGCCGGCCGGCGAGGCACCGGCCGCCCCGGCCCCGGCATCCGCGCCCGCCCCGTCCTCTCCCGTCCCGGCGCCCGCCGCCGAGGCCGCGGGGAGCACGCGGTCCCTCGCGCGGCGGGCCCGGCACGCCCGGCCCGGGCGCACCGCCCCGGCGGTGCGCCGCGTGGGCGGCCCGCTGCGGCCGCTGCGCTACGAGCTGCGCCGCGTCTTCGGCACGGCCACCCCCTTCCTCACCGCCGCCCTCGTCGTCGCCGTCTCCGCCGCCACCGCCCTGGTGCTCGCCCGGGCCGGCCACACCCCGCGGAACCGGATCCTCGCCGCGTGGCCCGAGCCGTTCCCGCTGCCCCCGGCCGCGCTCGGCGCCGGGCTGCTGGGGGCCCTGGCCTTCGGCGAGGAGTACCGCTACCCCGCCCTCGCCGCCGACCGGGGCACCGTGCCGCGCCGGCTGGGGCTGCTCACCGCCAAGCTCGGGGTGTGCGCGGCCCTCGCCCTCGTACTCGGGGCCCTCGCGGTCGCCGCCGACGCCGCCGCGCTGCGCCTCGTCTTCGGGACCGCCCCGCTGCGGGCCCCGGCCGAGTGGATCGCCCCGGCCGCCAGTTGGGCCGGGCTGCTGGTCGGCTGCGCCTGGGCCGGGGTGCTCGCCTCCGGGGTGTTCCGGTCCTCCCTCGCCGGCCTGGGCGCCGTGCTCGCCGTACCGGTGGCGGTCGTACCCCTGGTGCGCAAGGCCCTGGAGGGGCAGTCCGCGTACCCCGCGAGCGGGGTGGCCTCCCGGCTGCGCGCCCTGGCCTCCGCCCCCTGGCCGCCGGAAGGCGACCGCTACGTGATGGGGGCCCTTCGGGTGATGGCCCAACCCGTGGGCACCGCACTGGTGTTGTCGTTGATGGTCCTGTTGTGCGCCTATGGGTTCACAGGACTGCGTGCCAGAGTCCGTTGGTGA
- a CDS encoding NUDIX hydrolase: MSPYDPSAFPPFAVTVDLVVLTVRRHALCALVVRRGEQPFQGRWALPGGFVRGDEDLAGAAARELAEETGLCAHDPAAPGVDNGAHLEQLATYGDPKRDPRMRVVSVAHLVLAPDLPAPRAGGDANGARWAPVDELLEGPDQASAGLAFDHATILADGVERARSKIEYSSLATAFCPPEFTVGELRRVYEAVWGVALDPRNFHRKVTGTPGFLVPAGGTTTRQGGRPAQLFRAGGATLLNPPMLRPEV; the protein is encoded by the coding sequence ATGTCGCCCTACGACCCGTCGGCCTTTCCGCCCTTCGCCGTCACCGTCGACCTGGTCGTGCTCACCGTGCGGCGCCACGCGCTCTGCGCGCTGGTCGTCCGACGGGGTGAGCAGCCGTTCCAGGGGCGCTGGGCGCTGCCCGGCGGTTTCGTGCGCGGGGACGAGGACCTGGCCGGTGCCGCCGCCAGGGAACTCGCCGAGGAGACCGGCCTGTGCGCGCACGACCCCGCCGCGCCGGGTGTGGACAACGGAGCGCACCTCGAACAGCTCGCCACCTACGGGGACCCGAAGCGCGATCCCCGGATGCGGGTGGTCAGCGTGGCGCACCTGGTCCTCGCCCCGGACCTGCCCGCGCCGCGGGCCGGAGGCGATGCCAACGGTGCCCGCTGGGCCCCCGTCGACGAACTCCTCGAAGGTCCCGACCAGGCCTCCGCCGGGCTCGCCTTCGACCATGCGACGATCCTCGCCGACGGTGTGGAGCGGGCCCGCTCGAAGATCGAGTACTCCTCGCTGGCCACCGCCTTCTGCCCGCCCGAGTTCACCGTCGGTGAGCTGCGCCGGGTGTACGAGGCCGTGTGGGGCGTGGCGCTCGATCCGCGCAACTTCCACCGCAAGGTCACCGGGACCCCCGGGTTCCTGGTGCCCGCCGGGGGGACGACGACCCGTCAGGGCGGACGGCCCGCACAGCTGTTCAGGGCCGGCGGGGCGACCCTGCTCAACCCGCCGATGCTGCGCCCGGAGGTCTGA
- a CDS encoding glycogen debranching N-terminal domain-containing protein, which yields MHGALICVAAPCLAISPEHGQLTGRGIDGIYRSGRRLLSRCVLRVAGRDPVALQGRSIGADRAAFTATVRTGVEPGPDPDIGVERIRHADGTERITVRSYAARPLRLPVEVSLGTDLADLAAVAAGRAGPELAAGVHAAGLRWSTGDALAVTTAEPAPDDALASAGLLRWELELGPGESRTIELRTTRDRAARAPAGQVANPLAAARAEGDDPRADAWFRTSVEDLRALLLRDPAEPGDAFAAAGVPWRLGPAPAESLWAARMALPLGTGLAAATLRILARAQTGGRGPDAGKIPGPLRAAGPQLPPGCTGTEATLGFPAVLAEARRWGLPEEDVARLLPVAERCLDWLRGALGEDGFLADPDPGPRRCETQAHAHRAALLGADLLDGCGRGGAGEWREWAAALRERFRARFWIDGPDGGRPAAALHPDGRPLPRLTGAAAHLLDTGLVGGGRMAPGLLDSVRTEQLARLLGAPAMDSGWGLRSMAAREPGHNPFGHRSGAVRAHESAVAVAGLAQAGFEKEAAGLLRGLLDAAEAFGYRLPEMHACEQRTAGSAPLPHPAACRPAAVAAAAGIHALTALAGIRPDAPAGTVAVAPRAGAPLGALRLSGLRVAGEPFTVRISRLGVGMVEEAADGLQLGG from the coding sequence GTGCACGGGGCGCTCATCTGCGTCGCCGCGCCCTGCCTGGCCATCTCACCCGAGCACGGCCAGCTGACGGGGCGGGGCATCGACGGGATCTACCGCTCAGGGCGAAGGCTGCTCTCCCGCTGCGTGCTGCGCGTCGCCGGACGGGACCCCGTCGCCCTCCAGGGCCGCAGCATCGGAGCGGACCGCGCCGCCTTCACCGCCACCGTCCGCACCGGCGTCGAGCCCGGACCGGACCCCGACATCGGCGTCGAACGCATCCGCCACGCCGACGGCACCGAGCGCATCACCGTGCGCAGCTACGCCGCCCGCCCGCTGCGCCTGCCCGTGGAGGTCTCCCTCGGCACCGACCTGGCCGACCTGGCCGCCGTCGCCGCCGGCCGCGCCGGGCCGGAGCTCGCCGCCGGGGTGCACGCGGCGGGCCTGCGCTGGAGCACCGGGGACGCCCTGGCCGTCACCACCGCCGAACCGGCCCCCGACGACGCCCTCGCCTCGGCCGGGCTGCTGCGGTGGGAGCTCGAACTCGGCCCCGGGGAGTCCCGCACCATCGAGCTGCGCACCACCCGGGACCGCGCCGCGCGGGCCCCCGCCGGGCAGGTGGCGAACCCCCTGGCCGCAGCCCGCGCCGAGGGGGACGACCCGAGGGCCGACGCGTGGTTCCGCACCAGCGTCGAAGACCTCCGGGCCCTGCTCCTGCGGGACCCCGCCGAACCCGGCGACGCCTTCGCGGCGGCAGGAGTGCCGTGGCGGCTCGGGCCCGCCCCGGCGGAGTCGCTGTGGGCCGCGCGGATGGCACTGCCGCTCGGCACCGGGCTCGCCGCTGCCACGCTGCGGATCCTGGCCCGCGCGCAGACCGGGGGCCGGGGCCCGGACGCGGGGAAGATCCCGGGTCCGTTGCGGGCCGCCGGGCCGCAGCTGCCGCCCGGGTGCACCGGGACCGAAGCCACCCTCGGCTTCCCGGCAGTGCTCGCCGAGGCCCGGCGGTGGGGCCTGCCCGAGGAGGACGTGGCCCGGCTGCTGCCCGTCGCGGAGCGCTGCCTGGACTGGCTGCGCGGGGCGCTGGGGGAGGACGGCTTCCTGGCCGACCCGGATCCGGGGCCCCGGCGTTGCGAGACCCAGGCCCACGCCCACCGGGCCGCGCTGCTCGGCGCCGACCTGCTGGACGGGTGCGGGCGCGGCGGAGCGGGGGAGTGGCGGGAATGGGCGGCCGCCCTGCGGGAGAGGTTCCGGGCCCGGTTCTGGATCGACGGCCCGGACGGCGGCCGCCCGGCCGCCGCCCTGCACCCCGACGGCCGGCCGCTGCCGCGGCTCACCGGAGCGGCCGCGCACCTGCTGGACACCGGCCTGGTCGGCGGGGGCCGGATGGCGCCCGGGCTGCTCGACTCCGTCCGTACCGAACAGCTCGCCCGGCTGCTCGGAGCCCCCGCCATGGATTCGGGGTGGGGGCTGCGGAGCATGGCCGCCCGGGAGCCCGGGCACAACCCGTTCGGCCACCGGTCGGGAGCGGTCCGGGCCCACGAGAGCGCGGTCGCGGTGGCCGGGCTGGCCCAGGCGGGCTTCGAGAAGGAGGCTGCCGGTCTGCTGCGGGGCCTGCTCGACGCGGCGGAGGCCTTCGGGTACCGGCTGCCGGAGATGCACGCCTGCGAGCAGCGCACCGCGGGCAGCGCGCCCCTGCCGCACCCGGCGGCCTGCCGGCCCGCCGCGGTGGCCGCGGCCGCCGGGATCCACGCGCTCACCGCCCTCGCCGGCATCCGCCCGGACGCCCCGGCCGGCACGGTCGCCGTGGCCCCCAGGGCGGGCGCCCCCCTCGGCGCCCTGCGCCTGTCCGGGCTGCGGGTGGCGGGGGAGCCCTTCACCGTCAGGATCAGCCGCCTCGGCGTCGGCATGGTGGAGGAGGCGGCCGATGGGCTTCAACTGGGAGGGTGA